One window from the genome of Castellaniella sp. MT123 encodes:
- the narH gene encoding nitrate reductase subunit beta, with protein sequence MKIRAQVAMVLNLDKCIGCHTCSITCKNVWTSREGMEYAWFNNVETKPGVGYPKDWENQDRWNGGWRRKASGRIEPRQGGKLKLLSRIFANPNLPQIDDYYEPFTYDYEYLQKAPERSTPPVARPRSLITGQRMEKIEWGPNWEEILGGEFAKRSKDYNFEAVQKDIYGQFENTFMMYLPRLCEHCLNPTCVASCPSGSIYKRAEDGIVLIDQDKCRGWRMCISGCPYKKIYYNWKSGKAEKCIFCYPRIEAGLPTVCSETCVGRIRYLGVLLYDADSIEAAASVPNEKDLYQAQLDLFLDPFDPEVRRQALADGIPENWLDAACNSPVYKMAVEWKIAFPLHPEYRTLPMVWYVPPLSPIQSAANSGQIGAFGEIPDVKSLRIPLRYLANLLTAGNEAPVAVALERMLAMRAFMRARSVDRQERHDILEQVGLSLHQVEDMHRYLAIANYEDRFVVPTAHREHAENAFEIRGGCGFTFGNGCSGGTSDGSLFGKPRNKRKPSVVFLDPARTA encoded by the coding sequence ATGAAAATTCGCGCACAAGTCGCCATGGTCCTGAATCTGGACAAATGCATCGGCTGCCACACCTGTTCCATTACGTGCAAAAACGTCTGGACTTCGCGTGAGGGGATGGAATACGCCTGGTTCAACAACGTCGAAACCAAGCCGGGGGTGGGCTATCCCAAGGACTGGGAAAACCAGGACCGCTGGAACGGCGGCTGGCGGCGCAAGGCCAGCGGCCGTATCGAGCCGCGCCAGGGAGGCAAACTCAAGCTGCTATCGCGCATCTTCGCCAACCCGAACCTGCCGCAGATCGACGACTATTACGAACCCTTCACCTACGATTACGAATACTTGCAGAAGGCCCCCGAGCGCAGCACGCCGCCGGTGGCCCGGCCGCGATCGCTGATCACTGGCCAGCGCATGGAAAAAATCGAATGGGGGCCGAACTGGGAAGAAATCCTGGGCGGTGAATTCGCCAAGCGATCGAAGGACTACAACTTCGAGGCCGTGCAGAAGGACATCTACGGGCAGTTCGAAAACACCTTCATGATGTACCTGCCGCGCCTGTGCGAACACTGCCTAAACCCCACCTGCGTGGCCAGCTGTCCGTCGGGATCGATCTACAAGCGTGCCGAGGACGGCATCGTCCTGATCGATCAGGACAAATGCCGCGGTTGGCGCATGTGCATCTCCGGTTGTCCGTACAAGAAGATCTACTACAACTGGAAGTCCGGCAAGGCCGAAAAGTGCATCTTCTGCTACCCACGCATCGAGGCGGGCCTGCCCACGGTCTGTTCGGAAACCTGTGTGGGGCGCATCCGCTACCTTGGCGTGTTGCTGTATGACGCGGACAGCATCGAGGCGGCCGCCAGTGTGCCCAACGAAAAGGACCTGTATCAGGCGCAGCTGGATCTGTTCCTGGATCCGTTCGACCCCGAGGTCCGGCGCCAGGCGCTGGCCGACGGGATCCCGGAAAACTGGCTGGATGCCGCCTGCAATTCGCCGGTCTATAAAATGGCCGTCGAATGGAAGATCGCCTTCCCGCTGCATCCGGAATACCGCACGCTGCCGATGGTCTGGTATGTGCCGCCGCTGTCGCCCATCCAGTCGGCCGCCAACAGCGGCCAGATCGGCGCCTTTGGCGAGATCCCGGACGTCAAGTCCCTGCGCATTCCGTTGCGGTATCTGGCTAACCTGCTGACGGCGGGCAACGAGGCCCCGGTCGCCGTGGCGCTGGAACGCATGCTGGCCATGCGCGCCTTCATGCGGGCGCGGTCCGTCGATCGCCAGGAACGGCATGACATTCTCGAACAGGTCGGGCTGTCGCTGCATCAGGTCGAAGACATGCACCGCTATCTGGCCATCGCCAACTACGAGGACCGCTTCGTGGTGCCCACGGCGCATCGGGAACATGCCGAAAACGCCTTCGAGATCCGCGGGGGCTGCGGCTTCACCTTTGGCAATGGCTGCTCGGGCGGCACTTCGGACGGGTCGCTCTTCGGCAAGCCGCGCAACAAGCGCAAGCCGAGCGTAGTGTTCCTCGACCCGGCGCGCACGGCGTAA
- a CDS encoding group III truncated hemoglobin: MDDSLVCTEDEIVTLVHHFYRRVRQDEVLGPIFDAHIDDWDEHLERMVRFWSSLLRRTGTYSGTPMPRHVALPGLEGPMFTHWLGLFSQTLEEFDNPAFVAQAQDFARRIARSLWYGYQISHQPDQPVTEFDHHVPPAQY, from the coding sequence ATGGACGACTCCCTGGTCTGCACCGAAGACGAAATCGTCACACTCGTCCACCACTTCTATCGCCGCGTGCGCCAGGATGAAGTCCTCGGGCCGATTTTCGACGCCCACATCGACGACTGGGACGAACACCTGGAACGCATGGTGCGCTTCTGGTCTTCCCTGCTGCGGCGCACCGGCACCTACAGCGGCACCCCGATGCCGCGCCATGTGGCGCTGCCCGGCCTGGAAGGCCCCATGTTCACCCACTGGCTGGGCCTGTTCAGCCAGACGCTGGAAGAATTCGACAACCCGGCCTTCGTCGCGCAGGCGCAGGATTTCGCCCGCCGCATCGCCCGCAGCCTGTGGTACGGCTACCAGATCAGCCATCAACCCGATCAACCCGTCACGGAATTCGACCACCATGTCCCGCCTGCTCAATATTGA
- a CDS encoding glycosyltransferase family 2 protein encodes MPDPVFLSCVVPCLNEQANLGILLPELLTRLESEVGTLEIIVVDDGSTDGTPDLMRHWCGLRPEIVYLRLSRNFGKEAALTAGLEAARGNVVVCLDADMQHPPEMIPAMLARWREGIQMVYAVRATRQDESWFKRVGSKLFYMLMRTSDGRGVPPNAGDFRLMDRLVVDALLRLPERDRFMKGLFAWVGFESEAVPYTPPQRLHGVSSFRPLKLLRFAVDGLTAFTTWPLRLLSLLGACLSMVAFFYGLVIIVTHLLFGDPVQGWATLITVVLFFSGVNLMSLGVVGEYIARIFTEVKGRPVYLLRERLGGGADAAPQPSPAPASGDAEPSASISARVAGDQESAS; translated from the coding sequence ATGCCCGATCCTGTTTTCCTGTCTTGTGTCGTGCCCTGCCTGAACGAGCAGGCCAACCTCGGTATCCTGCTGCCGGAACTGCTGACCAGGCTGGAATCCGAGGTCGGAACGCTGGAGATCATCGTGGTCGATGACGGCAGCACCGACGGCACCCCGGATCTGATGCGCCACTGGTGCGGCTTGCGCCCGGAAATCGTCTACCTGCGCCTGTCGCGCAATTTCGGCAAGGAAGCCGCCCTGACCGCCGGCCTGGAAGCCGCCCGGGGCAACGTCGTCGTCTGCCTGGACGCGGACATGCAGCATCCGCCAGAGATGATCCCCGCCATGCTGGCGCGCTGGCGCGAGGGTATCCAGATGGTCTACGCGGTGCGTGCGACCCGTCAGGACGAAAGCTGGTTCAAGCGGGTCGGCTCCAAGCTGTTCTATATGCTGATGCGCACGTCCGATGGCCGCGGCGTGCCACCCAACGCTGGCGATTTCCGGCTGATGGACCGCCTCGTCGTCGATGCCCTGCTGCGCCTGCCCGAACGCGACCGCTTCATGAAGGGCCTGTTTGCCTGGGTGGGCTTCGAATCCGAGGCCGTTCCCTATACGCCGCCTCAGCGCTTGCATGGCGTCAGCAGCTTCCGGCCATTGAAACTGCTGCGTTTCGCGGTGGACGGCCTGACCGCCTTCACCACCTGGCCACTGCGGCTGCTCAGCCTGCTGGGCGCCTGCCTGTCGATGGTCGCGTTTTTCTACGGGCTGGTGATCATCGTCACCCATCTCCTGTTCGGCGATCCGGTGCAGGGCTGGGCCACGCTGATCACGGTCGTCCTGTTCTTTTCCGGGGTGAACCTGATGTCGCTGGGCGTCGTGGGCGAATACATCGCGCGGATCTTCACCGAGGTGAAGGGGCGGCCCGTCTATCTGCTGCGCGAACGGCTGGGTGGCGGGGCGGATGCCGCACCGCAACCGTCGCCAGCGCCCGCCTCCGGGGATGCCGAGCCTTCAGCTTCCATATCGGCCCGCGTCGCGGGCGATCAGGAATCCGCTTCATGA
- a CDS encoding NnrS family protein, with amino-acid sequence MSRLLNIEERPSATPARPSMKAFLALGFRPLYMAGVGWAVISIALWIYAPQLLGAPLSLVAWHAHEMLWGFIITIAVGFLLTASATWTGFNPLQGRALGTLCILWCIARVGFLLGGLTGFWIATAAELLFFLGAAAALARVMVKGRSRRNYGLPALILALGLADLLYLLAALKGDYALLMERFDLGLIGMAVIALLIARRVIPFFSMRMVPGLKIPMLTRSGHVQMVFSVLALIAGVLIQLTGIPMTPGSAPHPLPLVMAASLLITGLISLGQLLYWQPLAVLRKPMLWILYLGYAFIGIGLLAAAFQISHLFDPALLHGVLARSATHVHLIGMAGFCVLIIGMLTRTALGHLGRPLALDRSMLASYWLMLLAAALRLAALWPSAISVHLLHLAAAAWILCLGLYLWRFAPMLIRARPDKPASVAAPKKTVAQPAQAR; translated from the coding sequence ATGTCCCGCCTGCTCAATATTGAAGAACGGCCTTCAGCGACGCCTGCCCGCCCGTCCATGAAGGCATTTCTGGCGCTGGGCTTTCGCCCGCTGTATATGGCGGGCGTCGGCTGGGCGGTGATTTCGATCGCACTGTGGATCTATGCGCCGCAACTGCTGGGCGCGCCGCTGTCGCTGGTGGCCTGGCATGCCCATGAAATGCTGTGGGGCTTCATCATCACCATCGCGGTCGGCTTCCTGCTGACGGCCAGTGCCACCTGGACCGGCTTCAATCCCCTTCAGGGCCGCGCGCTCGGCACGCTGTGCATCCTCTGGTGCATTGCCCGTGTCGGTTTCCTGCTGGGCGGCCTCACCGGATTCTGGATCGCCACCGCCGCCGAATTGCTGTTCTTCCTGGGCGCCGCCGCCGCGCTGGCGCGGGTCATGGTCAAAGGCCGCAGCCGGCGCAATTACGGGCTGCCCGCGCTGATCCTGGCGCTGGGTCTGGCCGACCTGCTGTACCTGCTGGCGGCCCTGAAGGGCGACTACGCCCTGTTGATGGAACGCTTCGACCTGGGCCTGATCGGCATGGCCGTCATTGCGCTGCTGATCGCACGCCGCGTCATCCCCTTCTTTTCCATGCGCATGGTACCGGGCCTGAAGATCCCCATGCTGACCCGATCGGGCCACGTGCAGATGGTCTTCAGCGTGCTGGCGCTGATCGCGGGCGTGCTGATCCAGCTGACCGGCATCCCCATGACGCCGGGCAGCGCCCCGCATCCGCTGCCGCTCGTGATGGCGGCCAGCCTGCTGATCACCGGCCTGATCAGCCTGGGGCAACTGCTGTACTGGCAACCCCTGGCGGTGCTGCGCAAGCCCATGCTGTGGATCCTGTACCTGGGCTATGCCTTCATCGGCATCGGCCTGCTCGCCGCCGCCTTCCAGATCAGCCACCTGTTCGATCCGGCGCTGCTGCACGGCGTGCTGGCGCGCAGCGCCACGCATGTCCACCTGATCGGCATGGCTGGATTCTGCGTCCTGATCATCGGGATGCTCACACGCACGGCGTTGGGTCACCTGGGACGCCCGCTGGCGCTCGATCGCAGCATGCTGGCCAGTTACTGGCTGATGCTGCTGGCTGCCGCCCTGCGGCTGGCGGCGCTGTGGCCCTCGGCGATCAGCGTGCATCTGCTGCATCTGGCGGCGGCTGCCTGGATCCTGTGCCTGGGCTTGTACCTGTGGCGCTTCGCACCGATGCTGATCCGCGCCCGCCCGGACAAACCCGCCTCCGTGGCGGCGCCCAAAAAGACGGTGGCCCAGCCCGCCCAGGCCCGATAG
- the narJ gene encoding nitrate reductase molybdenum cofactor assembly chaperone: protein MAHTLTTQDSPVFSVLSVLLGYPEQDWLDALPELSAAVPVPVRQRLDPLFTYLQDFDDLIELQEQYVATFDRRAAHSLHLFEHVHGESRDRGQAMVDLQQEYLKHGLEPASTELPDYVPLFLEFLGQIPPAAAQELLGDAIHVLARLGDKLGESGSPYASLFAQLRVMTDVRPEVLPDPPEGEMEETMITFGPQADGTEPLLMRRPGDGAQPLVFHPPRSRASRPDGTQA from the coding sequence ATGGCACATACCTTGACCACCCAGGACTCGCCGGTGTTTTCCGTCCTGTCCGTGCTGCTGGGCTATCCGGAACAGGACTGGCTGGATGCCTTGCCGGAATTGTCCGCCGCCGTGCCCGTGCCCGTGCGCCAGCGCCTGGACCCGTTGTTCACCTATCTGCAGGACTTTGACGACCTGATCGAACTGCAGGAACAGTACGTCGCCACCTTCGACCGGCGCGCGGCGCATTCCCTGCATTTGTTCGAACACGTCCATGGCGAGTCCCGCGACCGGGGTCAGGCCATGGTCGATCTGCAGCAGGAATACCTGAAGCATGGCCTGGAGCCGGCCTCGACCGAACTGCCGGACTACGTGCCGCTGTTTCTGGAATTCCTTGGGCAGATTCCGCCGGCGGCGGCCCAGGAACTGCTGGGCGACGCCATCCATGTGCTGGCCCGCCTGGGCGACAAACTGGGCGAATCCGGCAGCCCCTATGCCAGCCTGTTCGCGCAGTTGCGCGTCATGACCGACGTGCGGCCCGAGGTCCTGCCCGATCCGCCTGAAGGCGAGATGGAGGAAACCATGATCACCTTCGGCCCGCAGGCCGATGGCACCGAGCCGCTGCTGATGCGCCGTCCGGGCGACGGCGCGCAACCCCTCGTTTTCCATCCGCCCCGTTCGCGGGCCAGCCGCCCGGACGGCACCCAGGCCTAG
- a CDS encoding Rrf2 family transcriptional regulator yields MRLTNMSDYAVRLLMYLSDHRDRLCTIAEIAQFYGISEPHLMKITHRLGQHGWIRTVRGKHGGMELAHEPRDIPLGALIRDMENDLALVECMGADNHCILTGHCGLKPVIAGALRAFMDYLDKHTLADVMPPSMPTQVTISSPKARARVKA; encoded by the coding sequence ATGCGCCTGACCAACATGAGCGACTACGCGGTCCGGCTGCTGATGTATCTCAGCGACCACCGCGACCGGCTGTGCACCATCGCCGAAATCGCCCAGTTCTACGGCATTTCAGAGCCGCACCTGATGAAGATCACGCACCGGCTGGGCCAGCACGGCTGGATCCGCACGGTGCGTGGCAAGCATGGCGGCATGGAACTGGCGCACGAACCGCGCGACATCCCCCTGGGGGCGTTGATCCGCGACATGGAAAACGATCTTGCGCTGGTCGAATGCATGGGCGCCGACAATCACTGCATCCTGACCGGACACTGCGGGCTGAAGCCGGTCATCGCCGGCGCGCTGCGCGCCTTCATGGACTATCTGGACAAGCACACCCTGGCCGATGTGATGCCGCCATCCATGCCGACGCAAGTCACAATATCCAGCCCGAAGGCCCGCGCGAGGGTCAAGGCCTGA
- a CDS encoding peptidylprolyl isomerase — protein sequence MITVNDTTITESEILAEVPNHEQDANPRLAAGQELVLRELIRQRGSELGFNDDGHEPLLASVLGHDVRTPQADEASCRRYYDQHPDEFREGDLVEVWHVLFQATSGLDVQKLRSRANLHLAELHRKGVGHFAQYAREYSNCPSGAQGGSLGELTRGEMVPEFEKAVFAMPAHTLAGELVETRFGFHIVRTGRKVEGHVLPFETVRDKLAAWLEESSYRRAVHQYLQQLVGAARIDGIPMQGSDSPLVQ from the coding sequence ATGATCACCGTCAACGACACCACCATCACCGAATCCGAGATCCTGGCCGAGGTGCCGAACCACGAGCAGGACGCCAATCCCCGACTGGCCGCCGGACAGGAACTGGTGCTGCGCGAACTCATTCGCCAGCGCGGTTCGGAACTTGGTTTCAATGACGATGGCCATGAACCCCTGCTGGCATCCGTGCTGGGGCACGACGTGCGTACGCCGCAGGCCGACGAGGCCAGCTGCCGGCGCTATTACGATCAGCATCCCGACGAATTCCGCGAAGGCGACTTGGTGGAGGTCTGGCACGTGCTGTTCCAGGCGACGTCGGGGCTGGACGTGCAGAAACTGCGGTCGCGGGCCAATCTGCACCTGGCGGAACTGCATCGCAAGGGCGTCGGGCATTTTGCCCAGTACGCGCGGGAATACTCCAACTGCCCTTCGGGGGCGCAGGGCGGATCTCTGGGCGAACTGACCCGGGGCGAGATGGTGCCGGAATTCGAAAAGGCCGTGTTCGCGATGCCGGCGCATACGCTGGCGGGCGAACTGGTGGAAACCCGGTTCGGCTTCCACATCGTGCGCACGGGGCGCAAGGTCGAGGGCCATGTGTTGCCCTTCGAGACCGTGCGGGACAAGCTGGCCGCCTGGCTCGAGGAATCCAGCTACCGCCGTGCGGTCCATCAATATCTGCAGCAGCTGGTCGGGGCCGCGCGGATCGACGGCATCCCCATGCAGGGCTCGGATTCGCCGCTGGTGCAGTGA
- the asnB gene encoding asparagine synthase (glutamine-hydrolyzing): protein MCGFTGFLGATQARDQDAARAVLTRMADAIISRGPDDFGLWSDRAGIGLAHRRLSILDLSPAGHQPMACPTGRYTIAFNGEIYNHLDLRRELEETGRLPAGEHPWRGHSDTETLLAGFLAWGIRATIERCVGMFAFAVWDRQERVLTLARDRLGEKPLYYGWQGQGEGACFLFGSEIKALRRHPAFRAEIDRDALCLLMRHNYIPAPYSIHRDIFKLPAGCLLTVSLDQREPRIDRYWSLPEVAVAGVRNPWTGSPEEATDALEGLIGSAVRQQMLADVPLGAFLSGGIDSSAIVALMQSQSSRPVKTFTIGFHEDGYDEAGHARAVSRHLGTDHTELYVTPQQALDVIPRLPDLYSEPFADSSQIPTFLVSQLARQKVTVSLSGDGGDELFAGYGRYIRNERHWQRVSRWPHAARLLAAWGMRALPPEAWNTLLGPLRPAMPQSLRQADVGAKLHKAAGMLAARRIDDVYLQALTRWEPAGLVIGGREPTTCLRGNPPPLEGLSSVQRLMALDAITYLPDDILVKVDRAAMGVSLESRVPLLDHRVVEFAWRIPQDLKRRDGVNKWILRQVLYRHVPRELIERPKMGFGVPVGQWLRGPLRDWAESLLDESRLRREGFFNPSRIRHAWEQHLSGRRNRHSQLWGILMFQAWLEKS, encoded by the coding sequence ATGTGCGGTTTTACAGGGTTTTTAGGCGCAACGCAGGCCCGTGACCAGGATGCCGCCCGCGCGGTGCTGACACGCATGGCCGACGCGATCATCTCTCGCGGCCCGGATGACTTCGGCCTCTGGAGCGACCGGGCCGGCATCGGCCTGGCTCACCGGCGCCTGTCGATTCTGGATTTGTCGCCGGCCGGACACCAGCCCATGGCCTGCCCGACGGGGCGCTACACGATCGCCTTCAATGGCGAAATCTACAACCATCTGGATCTGCGGCGGGAACTGGAAGAAACCGGCCGGTTGCCGGCGGGCGAGCACCCCTGGCGCGGCCACTCGGATACGGAAACCCTGCTGGCCGGTTTCCTGGCCTGGGGCATCAGGGCGACGATCGAACGTTGCGTCGGCATGTTCGCCTTCGCCGTCTGGGACCGCCAGGAACGGGTCTTGACCCTGGCACGCGACCGCCTGGGCGAAAAACCGTTGTACTACGGCTGGCAAGGCCAGGGCGAAGGTGCCTGCTTCCTGTTCGGCTCCGAGATCAAAGCGCTCCGGCGGCATCCGGCCTTCAGGGCGGAGATCGACCGCGACGCGTTGTGTCTGCTGATGCGGCACAACTACATTCCCGCCCCCTATTCCATCCACCGCGACATCTTCAAGCTCCCGGCGGGATGTCTGCTCACCGTGTCCCTGGACCAGCGCGAGCCACGCATCGACAGGTACTGGTCGCTGCCGGAGGTCGCCGTCGCCGGCGTCCGGAATCCATGGACCGGATCCCCGGAGGAAGCCACCGATGCGCTGGAAGGGCTGATCGGCTCCGCCGTGCGCCAGCAGATGCTCGCCGACGTCCCCTTGGGCGCGTTCCTGTCGGGGGGCATCGATTCCTCGGCCATCGTAGCCTTGATGCAGTCGCAATCCAGCCGGCCGGTCAAGACCTTCACGATCGGCTTCCACGAGGACGGCTACGACGAGGCAGGCCATGCGCGGGCAGTGTCCCGGCATCTAGGCACGGACCACACCGAACTGTACGTGACGCCGCAACAGGCGCTGGACGTGATCCCCAGGCTGCCGGATTTGTACAGCGAGCCCTTTGCCGACTCCTCCCAGATCCCGACCTTTCTGGTGTCGCAGCTGGCGCGCCAGAAGGTCACGGTCTCGCTATCGGGCGACGGCGGCGACGAATTATTCGCCGGCTACGGCCGCTACATACGCAACGAACGGCATTGGCAGCGCGTATCACGCTGGCCCCATGCGGCCCGCCTGCTGGCCGCATGGGGGATGCGCGCGCTGCCGCCCGAAGCCTGGAACACCCTGCTGGGGCCACTGCGGCCCGCCATGCCCCAGTCGCTACGTCAGGCCGACGTCGGCGCGAAACTGCACAAGGCGGCCGGCATGCTGGCCGCCCGCCGGATCGATGACGTGTACCTGCAGGCACTGACCCGCTGGGAACCGGCCGGCCTGGTGATCGGCGGACGGGAACCCACCACCTGTCTGCGGGGCAATCCCCCGCCGCTGGAGGGCCTGAGTTCCGTGCAGCGCCTGATGGCGCTGGACGCCATCACCTACCTGCCGGACGATATTCTGGTCAAGGTCGATCGGGCCGCGATGGGCGTATCGCTGGAGAGCCGCGTGCCGCTGCTCGATCACCGGGTCGTGGAATTCGCCTGGCGCATTCCGCAGGATCTGAAGCGGCGCGACGGCGTCAATAAATGGATCCTGCGACAGGTGCTGTACCGGCACGTGCCCCGGGAACTGATCGAACGGCCGAAGATGGGATTCGGCGTACCCGTCGGCCAGTGGCTGCGCGGGCCGCTGCGCGACTGGGCCGAATCTCTGCTGGACGAATCGCGCTTGCGCCGGGAAGGGTTTTTCAACCCGTCACGCATCCGGCACGCGTGGGAGCAACACCTGAGCGGACGGCGGAACCGGCATTCCCAGCTCTGGGGGATCCTGATGTTCCAGGCATGGCTGGAAAAATCGTAG
- a CDS encoding glycosyltransferase family 39 protein — MKIRNAGRWLMNTGEAGWRCAQTRSAWGWVALCTFLWLAATTWMYPLLLPDEGRYVGVAWHMLVSGDYLTPRLDEMPFFHKPPLFYWLTAASLAVFGDNAWAGRLCSVLAATAMVTVFYVFLRRYARISAARRTVLILAVQPFLFGAAHYANLDMLVAALMSLTVMAGADAVFRREQQRPDHAALLAMYALAAAGFMAKGLIGVVLPGGVLFFWLLGRRRYRAIGRLLWWPGILLFAVLILPWMWAMQARYPGFFDYYIIYQHFERFLEKGFNNPHPFWFYVPVVLGLTLPWSIQLWRWLYLHGPLQTAFVPPARRMEQVDRRVLRGLMLSWLAVVLVFFSIPASKLVGYVIAVLPPLAWFIQETFEQRQEETAPGVTRSLVRHALIAVAICGVAVVALLVFPQRTSKPLAQMLAQSAAPGDRLVMFNQFAYDVPMYAGWKGPVVVVTNWDDPGLMQGDDWRRELADAARFAPDIGTEVLWLPQRLQTSLCDPAHPATWLMAWLDEADRLPALAGRAPDAQSRKMGLWRIPAGERVSGCGETPSSAPE; from the coding sequence ATGAAGATCCGCAATGCCGGCCGCTGGCTGATGAATACCGGAGAGGCCGGCTGGCGCTGTGCGCAGACCCGATCCGCCTGGGGCTGGGTTGCCCTGTGCACCTTTCTGTGGCTGGCGGCCACCACCTGGATGTATCCGCTGCTGCTGCCCGACGAGGGCCGCTATGTCGGCGTGGCCTGGCATATGCTGGTTTCGGGGGACTACCTGACGCCGCGCCTGGACGAGATGCCGTTCTTCCATAAGCCGCCGCTGTTCTACTGGCTGACGGCGGCGTCGCTGGCGGTGTTTGGCGACAATGCCTGGGCCGGACGGCTGTGCTCGGTGCTGGCGGCGACCGCCATGGTGACCGTGTTCTACGTCTTCTTGCGGCGCTACGCGCGCATCAGCGCCGCGCGCCGTACCGTCCTGATTCTCGCGGTGCAGCCGTTTCTGTTCGGCGCGGCGCATTACGCCAATCTGGACATGCTGGTCGCCGCGCTCATGAGCCTGACCGTGATGGCGGGGGCCGATGCGGTCTTTCGCCGCGAACAGCAGCGGCCGGACCATGCCGCGCTGCTGGCGATGTACGCGCTGGCCGCCGCCGGATTCATGGCCAAGGGCCTGATCGGGGTGGTGTTGCCGGGCGGCGTGCTGTTCTTCTGGCTGCTGGGGCGGCGGCGCTATCGGGCCATCGGGCGTCTGCTATGGTGGCCGGGCATCCTGCTGTTTGCCGTCCTGATCCTGCCCTGGATGTGGGCGATGCAGGCCCGCTACCCCGGGTTCTTCGACTATTACATTATTTATCAGCACTTCGAGCGCTTCCTCGAAAAGGGCTTCAACAACCCCCATCCGTTCTGGTTTTACGTGCCGGTGGTGCTGGGCCTGACCCTGCCCTGGTCGATCCAGCTCTGGCGCTGGCTGTACCTGCACGGTCCCCTGCAGACCGCCTTCGTGCCGCCCGCCCGGCGGATGGAGCAGGTGGATCGCCGCGTGCTGCGCGGCCTGATGCTGTCCTGGCTGGCGGTGGTCCTGGTGTTCTTTTCCATCCCGGCCTCCAAGCTCGTGGGCTACGTCATTGCCGTATTGCCGCCCCTGGCCTGGTTCATCCAGGAAACCTTCGAACAGCGCCAGGAAGAAACCGCGCCGGGTGTCACCCGCAGCCTGGTGCGCCATGCCCTGATCGCCGTGGCGATCTGCGGGGTGGCCGTGGTGGCGCTGCTGGTGTTCCCGCAGCGCACGTCGAAGCCGCTCGCCCAGATGCTGGCGCAGTCCGCCGCGCCGGGCGACCGGCTGGTGATGTTCAATCAGTTCGCGTACGACGTGCCGATGTACGCGGGCTGGAAAGGCCCGGTCGTCGTGGTCACGAACTGGGATGATCCGGGGCTGATGCAGGGTGATGACTGGCGCCGCGAACTGGCCGATGCTGCGCGTTTTGCCCCCGACATCGGGACGGAAGTCCTGTGGCTGCCGCAGCGCCTGCAGACGTCGCTCTGCGACCCGGCGCATCCCGCGACCTGGCTGATGGCCTGGCTGGACGAGGCCGATCGTCTGCCGGCGCTGGCCGGCCGCGCGCCCGATGCGCAGTCACGCAAGATGGGCTTGTGGCGGATTCCTGCGGGTGAACGCGTCAGTGGCTGTGGCGAAACGCCCAGTAGCGCCCCAGAATGA
- the narI gene encoding respiratory nitrate reductase subunit gamma, whose amino-acid sequence MNDTLDLFFFGVYPYIALTVFFLGSLVRFEREQYTWKSDSSQLLRRGSLRWGSNLFHVGIILLFFTHLVGLLTPPAVYHIFVTTQVKQLMAIVVGAILGVICLIGLVLLIHRRWSEIRLAHNSNTSDWVTLLWILLVLGMGLATLFTSVQHTNGEVMVQLGEWSQRIVTFRAGAVGALEGVPLVYRIHMVLGMTLFVIFPFTRLVHVWSGFASVTYLARAWQLVRPRG is encoded by the coding sequence ATGAACGATACGCTTGATCTGTTTTTCTTCGGGGTGTATCCCTACATCGCCCTGACCGTGTTCTTCCTGGGCAGTCTGGTGCGTTTCGAACGCGAACAGTACACCTGGAAAAGCGATTCCAGCCAGCTGCTGCGCCGGGGCTCGCTGCGCTGGGGCAGCAACCTGTTTCACGTCGGGATCATCCTGCTGTTCTTCACCCACCTGGTCGGTCTGCTGACCCCGCCGGCGGTCTACCATATTTTCGTCACCACGCAGGTCAAGCAACTGATGGCCATCGTCGTCGGGGCCATCCTGGGCGTCATCTGCCTGATCGGCCTGGTGCTGCTGATCCACCGCCGCTGGTCGGAGATCCGCCTGGCGCACAATTCCAACACGTCCGACTGGGTCACGCTGCTGTGGATCCTGCTGGTGCTGGGCATGGGGCTGGCCACGCTGTTCACCTCGGTGCAGCACACGAATGGCGAGGTCATGGTGCAGCTGGGTGAATGGTCACAGCGCATCGTGACCTTCCGGGCCGGGGCCGTGGGCGCGCTGGAAGGTGTTCCGCTCGTCTACCGCATCCACATGGTGCTGGGCATGACGCTGTTCGTGATTTTCCCGTTCACGCGGCTGGTGCACGTGTGGTCGGGGTTCGCGTCCGTCACGTACTTGGCGCGGGCCTGGCAGCTCGTGCGCCCGCGCGGCTGA